Below is a genomic region from Ferrovum sp. PN-J185.
CATGATCCTGTGTGGTTTATGGTGTTTGCTCCCATGGTGTTTTTATTTTGGGGGGAGATTTTTTCTATTTTTCCAGCAACCTGTGCTGATACCTTTGGTATTAAACACGCTGCTGCAAATGCGGGCACACTCTACACGGCTAAAGGCACGGCCTCTCTCATTGTTCCCATCGCCTCAGTGTTATCCGCAGGTGGCAATTGGCATCGCGTATTTATGTTATCCGCAATCATCTCTATCTTGGCAGGGTTGTCAGCACGATTTATTTTATCGCCAATTCGTACCCGCTTTATTCATGATGCCAATCAAGAAAAAGAATAACTTAATTAAGTTAATTATCGTTAATTGATATGTGTCAATGACGACAGGTCTCCCTCACTTTAATCTGTTTTTTAAATAATCATAATCACAGTGAGGAGACCTTTATGAGGCTTGTTATCATCGGTCAGCAAGACTTTGGTAAAGCGGTACTAGATGCTTTTTTAGCTCGTGGTGATGACGTATTGGCAGTATTTTGTGCCCCTGAAAAAGACGGTGCAAAAGCCGACCCCCTGAGAGTTGCCGCACAAGAAAAACAGATAACAACCTATCAGTTCTCTTCTCTAAAAAGCCCTGAGGCGCATGAAGCGATGCGTCAATTACGACCAGACATTGGTATTATGGCCTACGTTCTACAATTTGCTCCTCAGGATTTTGTTAACATACCACGATACGGTACGATTCAATATCATCCCTCTTTATTACCTAAGTATCGAGGGCCGAGCTCAATTAATTGGCCCATTATTCGTGGAGAAAAAGAAACGGGACTAACCATTTTTAGGCCAACCGATGGTTTAGATGAAGGGCCTATCATCTTACAACAACGCGTTGCTATTCAAGAGGATGATACATTGGGTTCAGTGTATTTCAATCATCTTTTTCCTCTGGGTGTACAAGCGATGCTTGATGCAGCAGATCTTGTTGTAAAAGGCCTGCATCGTGAAGTGGTGCAAGATGAAAACCAAGCCAGTTATGAAGGATGGTGTCGTAGTGAAGAGGCGCGTATCAACTGGCATAATCATGTAAATGATATTTATAACTTGATACGCGGCTGTAATCCTGCACCAGGAGCCTGGACAACATTATCTGGTAAAAAAATTCAATTATTTGATGTAAAAAAACATGTTTTTAGGACCTTTGGTCAAGTACAAGGAAAAATTGGTGAGGTGAGTCAAATTACTGAGGAGAGTTTTAGCGTTACTGCACAAGGAGGGCAAATTGAAGTGTTTAAGTTAAAACATCAAGACGCTAAAAAAATGAATGCAAGCGAATTTGTGCAAAGTTATCAAATTACTTTAGGTACTTTATTGAATTCTTGATCAAAATCAATTGCTCTATTTGATAGCTGTAAAAAATTGACTTTAATCAATGGCAATCATCTCTCAATCAATAATACTAATCATGAATCATTATTTTAGTGTTTATTGTCAGAGAGAAAGCCATCATGTCTAATGCTCAAGCTGCTAGCGTAAGCAATATTAATGGATCTCATGAAGCCACAGAAGAAGAACTCATTGATGGCTTTCATCTGGTTATTAAAGCCTTACAACTCAACGATATTCATACGATTTATGGAGTGCCAGGGATTCCAATCACTGATCTCGCGCGTCTTGCTCAAGGGCAAGGTATGCGCGTTATTTCATTTCGTCACGAACAACACGCAGGGAATGCAGCAGCGATAGCAGGCTATCTTAATGCAAAGCCGGGAGTCTGTTTGACTGTTTCTGCTCCCGGTTTTTTGAACGGTTTAACGGCACTTGCTAATGCTACTACTAACTGTTTTCCAATGATTCTAATCTCAGGATCCTCTGAGCGTGAGGTGGTGGATTTACAGCAGGGGGATTATGAAGAGATGGATCAATTGGCTATTGCCAAACCATTATGCAAAGCTGCTTTTCGGGTCTTACATGTCGAGGACATTGGTATTGGTATCGCGCGAGCCATTAGAGCGGCAGTATCTGGTCGCCCTGGTGGTGTGTATTTGGATTTGCCAGGTAAGTTATTTGTGCAAACCATCGATAAAGCATGGGGGCAACGCTCTTTGGTTAAGGTGGTGGATCCAGCACCCAAGCAGCATCCTGATCAAGAGGCGTTAGAGCGTGCTATTGAATTATTAAAAACGGCACAAAAACCACTCATTATTTTAGGTAAGGGAGCAGCTTATGCGCGCTGTGATCAAGCCATAAAACAATTGATTGAGAGTACAGGTATTCCCTATTTGCCCATGTCAATGGCAAAGGGGTTGTTACCTGATGATCATCCGCAATCAGCTCAAGCAGCGCGCTCTTATGTATTACCACAAGCCGATGTGGTGCTGCTAATAGGGGCGCGTTTGAATTGGCTGTTGGCACATGGCAAAGGAAAAACCTGGGGGGGGAGTTCAGCCAAGCAATGGGGAGGACAACAATTTATTCAAATAGATATTGCGGCCACAGAAATGGACAGTAATGTTGCCATTAATGCGCCATTGGTTGGCGATATTCATTCCTGTGTCAATGGATTACAAAAGTTTATTGACGCCTCCTGGCCCAAACCGTCTCTTGCTTGGTTGAAAGCAATACAAGATAAGAAAAATAAAAATAGCCAGAAAATGGCAGAGGCTCTTGCTAACAATCCTTCACCGATGAGTTTTCATAGTGCATTAAGAGTGGTTCGTGATGTGATTCAAGATAACCCTGAGGCAATATTAGTCAACGAAGGAGCCAATGCC
It encodes:
- the oxc gene encoding oxalyl-CoA decarboxylase, with the translated sequence MSNAQAASVSNINGSHEATEEELIDGFHLVIKALQLNDIHTIYGVPGIPITDLARLAQGQGMRVISFRHEQHAGNAAAIAGYLNAKPGVCLTVSAPGFLNGLTALANATTNCFPMILISGSSEREVVDLQQGDYEEMDQLAIAKPLCKAAFRVLHVEDIGIGIARAIRAAVSGRPGGVYLDLPGKLFVQTIDKAWGQRSLVKVVDPAPKQHPDQEALERAIELLKTAQKPLIILGKGAAYARCDQAIKQLIESTGIPYLPMSMAKGLLPDDHPQSAQAARSYVLPQADVVLLIGARLNWLLAHGKGKTWGGSSAKQWGGQQFIQIDIAATEMDSNVAINAPLVGDIHSCVNGLQKFIDASWPKPSLAWLKAIQDKKNKNSQKMAEALANNPSPMSFHSALRVVRDVIQDNPEAILVNEGANALDFTRSIVNMYQPRKRLDVGTWGVMGVGMGFSVAAAIETGQQVIAVEGDSAFGFSGMEIETICRYHLPVCVVVLNNNGVYRGTDVNQSGGEDVAPTVFVKDARYEKLMEAFGGAGYYVTTPEQLMQAMKQAIQSKRPTLINAIIDEAAGTESGRIAKLNPTATLKNK
- a CDS encoding methionyl-tRNA formyltransferase encodes the protein MRLVIIGQQDFGKAVLDAFLARGDDVLAVFCAPEKDGAKADPLRVAAQEKQITTYQFSSLKSPEAHEAMRQLRPDIGIMAYVLQFAPQDFVNIPRYGTIQYHPSLLPKYRGPSSINWPIIRGEKETGLTIFRPTDGLDEGPIILQQRVAIQEDDTLGSVYFNHLFPLGVQAMLDAADLVVKGLHREVVQDENQASYEGWCRSEEARINWHNHVNDIYNLIRGCNPAPGAWTTLSGKKIQLFDVKKHVFRTFGQVQGKIGEVSQITEESFSVTAQGGQIEVFKLKHQDAKKMNASEFVQSYQITLGTLLNS